One genomic segment of Bombina bombina isolate aBomBom1 chromosome 4, aBomBom1.pri, whole genome shotgun sequence includes these proteins:
- the LOC128657458 gene encoding uncharacterized protein LOC128657458, which translates to MPKSAGSNSEVSLGKGGARAGGAFGAQIGGSVGARPQAPGASPAAARKVVTRSSTKHGSPEQFQSLDLAVASTRRKKATPITQKSVHFSEEIEDFTEDEQGVYDDVASGEGTHDVHDVCEGMHERSGHRGRGRADLPLRGTPLWQSLLQESDMATSGDSGSGLERGAESGQDSMVSEDERPSTSGVVAIPNRTGVRDGPRSGPLRAWIVGHSFVHWAAIRAASQPGGQQLGFSFSRVVVRWLGRRGLCWADLPGLLQSAMRRWEKPHVLIIHLGGNDLGSIPGRDLSAVIQSDLRTFKAWLPGVRMGWSNIIPRLTWRHMANHRAAFQVRKKLNRDVRKLMCELGGFVVEHKFITAADRSLYRGDGVHLTDHGMDLFIEDIRQSLLLFV; encoded by the exons atgcctaagagcgctggcagtaatagtgaggtttctttgggcaaaggcggcgcccgtgcaggcggcgcttttggcgcgcaaattggtgggagtgtaggggctaggcctcaggctccgggcgcatccccggcagcagcgaggaaggtagtaactaggtcttctactaaacatggttcaccagaacagtttcagagtttagatttagcggttgcatccactagacgtaagaaagccacccctatcactcagaagtcagtacattttagtgaagagatagaggactttacagaagatgagcagggtgtgtatgatgatGTTGCAAGTGGCGAAGGCACCCATGATGTCCatgatgtgtgtgaggggatgcatgaacggtctgggcacagggggaggggtagagcagaccttccccttcgtggtactcctctctggcaatctcttttgcaggaaagcgacatggctacgtcaggagattcaggcagcgggttggagagaggtgctgagagcggccaggactccatggtgtcagaggatgagcgtccttctacttcgggagtcgtggcgattccaaacaggaccggtgtgagagatg ggcctagaagtgggccacttcgtgcctggatcgttgggcactcgttcgtacactgggcggctatccgagcggcatcgcaacctggagggcagcagcttgggttctcattctccagggtggtagttaggtggttagggaggagaggcctttgctgggcagatctgcctgggttactgcaatccgccatgaggcggtgggagaaaccccatgtgctgatcatccacttaggtggaaatgatctcggctcaattcccggccgggacttgagcgcagtgatccaatcagatctgcgcacctttaaagcttggttgcctggtgtgagaatgggctggtcaaacattataccgaggttgacgtggagacacatggccaatcatagggcagcgttccaagttcgcaagaagctcaatagagatgttaggaagcttatgtgcgagctaggtggttttgttgtggaacacaagttcattacggccgctgaccgtagcctgtaccgaggcgacggggtccatcttacggaccatggcatggacctgtttattgaagatatacgtcagtccctactcctatttgtgtga